GCCGGCTGGTGCTGTCCACCCCGGCGCCGCTGCCGTGTACCGCGCGCGGCATCGTGCACCTGCTGCGGCGCTACGACGTTGAGATCGCCGGGGCGCACGTGGTGATCATCGGCCGTGGTGTGACGGTCGGCCGCCCGTTGGGCCTGCTGCTGACCCGCCGTTCCGAGAACGCGACGGTGACCTTGTGCCACACCGGAACTCGCGACCTGCCCGCGTTGACCAGGCAGGCGGACATCATCGTGGCCGCCGTTGGCGTGCCGCACCTGCTGACCGCCGACATGGTGCGTCCCGGCGCCGCGGTCGTCGACGTGGGCGTCAGCCGCACCGAGAACGGGCTCGTCGGCGATGTGCATCCGGACGTGTGGGAGGTGGCCGGCCACGTGTCACCGAATCCCGGTGGCGTCGGCCCGCTTACCCGGGCGTTCCTGCTGACCAACGTCGTTGAGCTGGCCGAGGGACGGCAATAGGACGTGCGTGCGACGCTACGGGCCCAGTGGCCGATCCTGCTGGTCGGGTTGATCTTCGCTACGGCTTTTGTATTGGCGGGGGCCAACTTTTGGCGTCGCGGTGCCCTGCTGATCGGTATCGGGGTCGGCGTGGCGGCGATGCTGCGGTTGGTGTTGTCCGAGGAGCATGCCGGCCTTTTGGTCGTCCGCGGCAAGGGCATCGATTTCGTGACCACCGCGACGGTCGCGGCGTCGATGGTCTACATCGCGTCGACCATCGACCCGCTGGGTACCCGCTAAATCCCTGGGACGCCGGGGATCTGGGACAGACCGCCGGTCATGCCGGGCATGTTGCCGGGCATGCCGGGGACGCCGCCGGGCATGCCGGGCATGTTGCCGTTGGCTATGTTTGCCATCTCCTCCGGGCAGTACATCTGGATCGCGATGGTGGTGAACATCTGCGCCATCTGCGGTGACATGCCCCTCTGGCTGACGCTTGCCGCGGCGGCGGCGACGCTCCCGCCCGGCTGGGCGAGCATCGGGCAGATGGATTGGCCCACGGACATCGCGTTTCCTGGCTGGCCGAAGTCGATGCCGGCGTGGTTCAGCGCGTCGATGAAGTTGTCGTCGACGGGGTCTGCCTCGGCCGGCGCCGCGAATGCCGCGGCGGCGGTGAGGAGGCCGGCGGCTGCGGCCAGCAGGCGGATGGTCAGGGGCTGGTAGCGAAACAGCTGGATCCAACGCTGAGTCCTCGCGAGCGCCTTCATGCCGGCCTCCCCATCCGTCGGTGAGTGCACTGAGGACACTCGAATCACCTTAGGAACTTTGATCTATGACTGTCACGTTTACGAAACGGTGGGATAAAGGTTTGCACAATAAGCGTTTCGTGAGGTCCGCACGCCCGCGTCGTCGCTTATTGGGCATGGCCCGCCTGGGCCGCCCGTCGGCGGATCGACGCCACACTGTGATGCGACACGGG
The nucleotide sequence above comes from Mycobacterium malmoense. Encoded proteins:
- a CDS encoding bifunctional methylenetetrahydrofolate dehydrogenase/methenyltetrahydrofolate cyclohydrolase; the protein is MGAITLDGKATRGEIFVDLKQRVAALTAAGRTPGLGTILVGDDPGSQAYVRGKHADCAKVGITSIRRDLPADITTAALNETIDELNANPECTGYIVQLPLPKHLDENAALERVDPDKDADGLHPTNLGRLVLSTPAPLPCTARGIVHLLRRYDVEIAGAHVVIIGRGVTVGRPLGLLLTRRSENATVTLCHTGTRDLPALTRQADIIVAAVGVPHLLTADMVRPGAAVVDVGVSRTENGLVGDVHPDVWEVAGHVSPNPGGVGPLTRAFLLTNVVELAEGRQ
- a CDS encoding DUF3017 domain-containing protein, encoding MRATLRAQWPILLVGLIFATAFVLAGANFWRRGALLIGIGVGVAAMLRLVLSEEHAGLLVVRGKGIDFVTTATVAASMVYIASTIDPLGTR
- a CDS encoding DUF732 domain-containing protein translates to MKALARTQRWIQLFRYQPLTIRLLAAAAGLLTAAAAFAAPAEADPVDDNFIDALNHAGIDFGQPGNAMSVGQSICPMLAQPGGSVAAAAASVSQRGMSPQMAQMFTTIAIQMYCPEEMANIANGNMPGMPGGVPGMPGNMPGMTGGLSQIPGVPGI